The following is a genomic window from Amycolatopsis acidiphila.
TGGACGTCGCGCGCGGGGGAGGAGCACTACCGCGCGGCCTCGGCCGCGGCGGCCTACTACCGCACGCTGGTCGAGGAGCTGGCCGAGGACGGGGTGACGGACTCGTCCTTCGAGGTCGTCGGGGGCATGGTCGTGTCCGCCGATGGCGGTGAGCTGGACGAGGCGTACGAGCGGGTCAGCAGGCGTGCCGCCGAGGCTCCCGTCGCCGGCGAGGTGCGGCGGATCGACCAGGCACGGGGGCTGTTCCCGGCGCTGGCGCCCGAGCTCGGCGCGGTGCACGTCGAAGGCGGCGGCCGGGTGGACGGGCGTTGCCTGCGGGACGCGTTGCTCGCGGCGGCGGGCGAGCGGGGCGTGCGGATGGTCGAGGGGCACGCCGCGTTCGAGGATGGCGCGGTGCGGGTCGACGGTGAGGTGCTGAACGCCGACAAGGTCGTCGTCGCGGCGGGAGCGTGGAGCACCGAGCTGGTCGCACCGCTGGGCGTGTCGCTCGGGGTGGCCCCGCAGCGCGGGCAGATCAGCCACTTCGAGCTGCCAGGCGTGGACACCGGGCCCTGGCCGGTGGTGCTGCCGGTGTCGAGCCACTACCTGCTGGCCTTCCCCGGCTCTCGCGTGGTGGCGGGGGCGACGCGGGAGACCGGGTCGGGCTTCGACTACCGCGTGAC
Proteins encoded in this region:
- a CDS encoding NAD(P)/FAD-dependent oxidoreductase, producing MRTVVIGSGIAGASTAYQLARRGAEVVVVDAGRTGVATAAGAGIVCPWTSRAGEEHYRAASAAAAYYRTLVEELAEDGVTDSSFEVVGGMVVSADGGELDEAYERVSRRAAEAPVAGEVRRIDQARGLFPALAPELGAVHVEGGGRVDGRCLRDALLAAAGERGVRMVEGHAAFEDGAVRVDGEVLNADKVVVAAGAWSTELVAPLGVSLGVAPQRGQISHFELPGVDTGPWPVVLPVSSHYLLAFPGSRVVAGATRETGSGFDYRVTAAGQREVLDQALTVAPGLADATLLETRIGFRPASEDGLPLLGPLTEQPDVLIATGFGAGGLTLAPFAGTLIADLALGVEPSLDVTPYRPERFSAR